Proteins from a genomic interval of Sulfurimonas sp. HSL3-2:
- the hemJ gene encoding protoporphyrinogen oxidase HemJ has product MYSWIIWFHIVSFVSWFAAIFYMPRLFVYHKEHEDNAGFLEVVKIMEYKLYKYIGVPAMWATILSGAALIYFSTSEYGVNLFKTGGWLHAKLLFVAILIAYFVSLDFMRRSLANGTSNKSGKFFRFYNEVPTILLLIIVAMVIIRPF; this is encoded by the coding sequence ATGTATAGTTGGATAATTTGGTTTCATATAGTTTCATTCGTATCATGGTTCGCAGCTATTTTTTATATGCCTCGTCTATTTGTTTATCATAAAGAGCATGAGGACAATGCAGGCTTCTTAGAAGTCGTAAAGATAATGGAGTACAAGCTGTACAAATACATCGGTGTCCCTGCTATGTGGGCTACGATACTTAGTGGCGCGGCTTTAATATACTTCTCGACAAGCGAGTATGGTGTCAATCTTTTTAAAACAGGCGGATGGCTGCATGCAAAACTGCTTTTTGTTGCGATCTTGATAGCATATTTTGTTTCACTTGATTTTATGCGCAGATCTCTTGCAAACGGTACAAGCAATAAAAGCGGGAAGTTCTTTAGATTCTATAATGAAGTGCCGACTATTTTACTGCTTATAATAGTCGCAATGGTCATAATAAGACCGTTTTAA
- the trpS gene encoding tryptophan--tRNA ligase: MRVFTGIQPSGDLHIGNYFGSIKPMIEEQDKNEVFAFIANYHAMTTVSDGEKLKQLTMQAATDFLALGIDPDKSTFWVQSDVKEVLELYWILSSFTPTGLLERAHSYKDKTARGFATNHSLFSYPVLMAADILLFSPDIVPVGKDQIQHVEIARDIAIKFNNTYGDILKLPTYKVDENVATVPGIDGQKMSKSYGNTINIFGEEKKQQKVIKKIVTENVALEEPKEYEGCNIYNIAKLFLADKERIALEQRYKKGGEGHGHFKLYLSEVIWEYYAPYREKREYYEKHQDEVRDILNAGAAKARAAAADIIEKVRSATGIAY; the protein is encoded by the coding sequence ATGAGAGTTTTTACAGGTATCCAACCTTCCGGTGACCTTCACATCGGGAACTATTTCGGTTCAATAAAACCTATGATTGAGGAACAAGACAAGAATGAAGTGTTCGCTTTTATCGCTAACTACCATGCGATGACTACGGTAAGTGACGGCGAAAAACTAAAACAGCTTACTATGCAGGCAGCAACCGACTTTTTAGCACTTGGCATCGACCCTGACAAATCTACATTTTGGGTACAGTCAGACGTCAAAGAGGTTTTAGAACTTTACTGGATACTGTCATCATTTACACCGACGGGACTTTTAGAGCGTGCTCACAGTTACAAAGACAAGACAGCCCGCGGTTTTGCGACAAACCATTCTCTGTTTTCATATCCTGTTTTAATGGCAGCAGATATACTCCTGTTTTCGCCGGATATCGTTCCTGTAGGAAAAGATCAGATCCAGCATGTCGAGATCGCGCGCGACATCGCCATCAAGTTTAACAATACTTACGGAGATATCTTAAAACTTCCGACATATAAAGTTGACGAGAATGTCGCTACTGTTCCGGGGATCGACGGTCAAAAGATGTCAAAAAGCTACGGCAACACAATAAACATTTTCGGTGAAGAGAAAAAACAGCAAAAAGTGATCAAGAAGATCGTAACCGAAAACGTAGCGTTAGAAGAACCAAAAGAGTATGAGGGATGTAACATCTACAACATCGCAAAACTGTTTTTAGCAGACAAAGAGCGTATAGCCCTGGAGCAAAGATACAAAAAGGGCGGAGAAGGCCATGGGCACTTCAAGCTTTACCTTTCAGAAGTGATCTGGGAATACTACGCGCCATACAGAGAAAAACGCGAATACTATGAGAAACATCAAGACGAAGTAAGAGATATTTTAAATGCAGGTGCTGCCAAAGCAAGAGCAGCAGCAGCGGATATAATAGAGAAAGTCAGATCAGCTACAGGTATCGCGTACTAA
- the raiA gene encoding ribosome-associated translation inhibitor RaiA: protein MSVQIRAKDITLTDATKAHINAAIDTFRKYGLDTTSYNVNIQKEKKGVSVEFDIHIAHAQPVVISQSDADLDVAIDLAIERTTKALRRLHDKVVSHKATSLKDVEVAEV from the coding sequence ATGAGTGTACAAATTAGAGCAAAAGATATAACATTGACAGATGCAACTAAAGCGCATATAAATGCAGCGATAGATACTTTTCGTAAATATGGCCTTGACACAACAAGTTATAATGTAAATATTCAAAAAGAGAAAAAAGGTGTGAGTGTAGAGTTTGATATACACATAGCTCACGCTCAGCCGGTAGTGATCTCTCAAAGCGATGCAGATCTTGATGTGGCGATAGACCTTGCTATTGAGAGAACGACAAAAGCGCTTCGCCGTCTTCATGATAAAGTAGTTTCTCACAAAGCGACATCTCTAAAAGATGTAGAGGTTGCCGAAGTTTGA